Proteins from a single region of Amblyomma americanum isolate KBUSLIRL-KWMA chromosome 10, ASM5285725v1, whole genome shotgun sequence:
- the LOC144107120 gene encoding carbonyl reductase family member 4-like isoform X4, whose protein sequence is MHAAMAQVACVFGGTRGIGLAVAQRFLQTGCPVAVFSRDQKHVQEALEQLASEPGSVHGHTCDVRNEASVREALAWTEQEVGPVRYLVTAAGINLDRLLAQTSEAEMRNLLDTNVIGTLFCSKAALKAGMLRRRQGSIVNVGSIVGERGNIGQTVYAASKAALVGLTRSLAKELASRNITVNMVQPGACCLSFLPKDS, encoded by the exons ATGCATGCAGCAATGGCGCAGGTTGCTTGCGTCTTCGGCGGCACCCGGGGCATCGGGCTTGCCGTGGCGCAGCGCTTCCTGCAGACGGGCTGCCCCGTGGCCGTCTTCTCGCGGGACCAGAAGCACGTCCAGGAGGCCCTAGAGCAGCTAGCATCG GAGCCCGGGAGCGTGCATGGACACACGTGTGATGTCCGCAACGAGGCGAGTGTGCGGGAAGCCCTGGCATGGACAGAGCAGGAAGTCGGCCCAGTGCGGTACCTCGTGACTGCAGCAGGCATAAACCTCGACCGGTTGCTTGCCCAGACGAGCGAGGCCGAGATGCGCAACCTCCTCGACACCAATGTCATTGGCACCCTTTTCTGCTCTAAAGCGGCCTTGAAGGCAGGGATGCTGCGCCGGCGACAG GGTTCCATCGTCAATGTGGGCAGCATCGTTGGTGAACGGGGCAACATTGGCCAAACAGTGTACGCTGCCAGCAAGGCTGCCCTGGTTGGCCTCACCCGCTCCTTGGCCAAGGAACTTGCTTCGCGAAACATCACAGTCAATATGGTGCAGCCGGGTGCGTGCTGCCTCAGTTTCCTTCCCAAG GATTCATAG
- the LOC144107120 gene encoding carbonyl reductase family member 4-like isoform X3 — translation MAQVACVFGGTRGIGLAVAQRFLQTGCPVAVFSRDQKHVQEALEQLASEPGSVHGHTCDVRNEASVREALAWTEQEVGPVRYLVTAAGINLDRLLAQTSEAEMRNLLDTNVIGTLFCSKAALKAGMLRRRQGSIVNVGSIVGERGNIGQTVYAASKAALVGLTRSLAKELASRNITVNMVQPGFIDTGMTRAEHLQAVVGHIPLLRPGRAEEVARAVHFLAGSSYVTGQVLPVDGGLRLAL, via the exons ATGGCGCAGGTTGCTTGCGTCTTCGGCGGCACCCGGGGCATCGGGCTTGCCGTGGCGCAGCGCTTCCTGCAGACGGGCTGCCCCGTGGCCGTCTTCTCGCGGGACCAGAAGCACGTCCAGGAGGCCCTAGAGCAGCTAGCATCG GAGCCCGGGAGCGTGCATGGACACACGTGTGATGTCCGCAACGAGGCGAGTGTGCGGGAAGCCCTGGCATGGACAGAGCAGGAAGTCGGCCCAGTGCGGTACCTCGTGACTGCAGCAGGCATAAACCTCGACCGGTTGCTTGCCCAGACGAGCGAGGCCGAGATGCGCAACCTCCTCGACACCAATGTCATTGGCACCCTTTTCTGCTCTAAAGCGGCCTTGAAGGCAGGGATGCTGCGCCGGCGACAG GGTTCCATCGTCAATGTGGGCAGCATCGTTGGTGAACGGGGCAACATTGGCCAAACAGTGTACGCTGCCAGCAAGGCTGCCCTGGTTGGCCTCACCCGCTCCTTGGCCAAGGAACTTGCTTCGCGAAACATCACAGTCAATATGGTGCAGCCGG GATTCATAGACACTGGCATGACTCGCGCGGAACACTTGCAAGCAGTGGTGGGCCACATCCCCTTGCTACGGCCGGGCCGTGCAGAGGAAGTGGCGCGGGCTGTTCATTTTTTGGCAGGCAGCAGCTACGTAACGGGACAGGTGCTGCCCGTGGATGGAGGCCTGCGGCTGGCCCTATGA
- the LOC144107120 gene encoding carbonyl reductase family member 4-like isoform X1, which produces MHAAMAQVACVFGGTRGIGLAVAQRFLQTGCPVAVFSRDQKHVQEALEQLASEPGSVHGHTCDVRNEASVREALAWTEQEVGPVRYLVTAAGINLDRLLAQTSEAEMRNLLDTNVIGTLFCSKAALKAGMLRRRQGSIVNVGSIVGERGNIGQTVYAASKAALVGLTRSLAKELASRNITVNMVQPGFIDTGMTRAEHLQAVVGHIPLLRPGRAEEVARAVHFLAGSSYVTGQVLPVDGGLRLAL; this is translated from the exons ATGCATGCAGCAATGGCGCAGGTTGCTTGCGTCTTCGGCGGCACCCGGGGCATCGGGCTTGCCGTGGCGCAGCGCTTCCTGCAGACGGGCTGCCCCGTGGCCGTCTTCTCGCGGGACCAGAAGCACGTCCAGGAGGCCCTAGAGCAGCTAGCATCG GAGCCCGGGAGCGTGCATGGACACACGTGTGATGTCCGCAACGAGGCGAGTGTGCGGGAAGCCCTGGCATGGACAGAGCAGGAAGTCGGCCCAGTGCGGTACCTCGTGACTGCAGCAGGCATAAACCTCGACCGGTTGCTTGCCCAGACGAGCGAGGCCGAGATGCGCAACCTCCTCGACACCAATGTCATTGGCACCCTTTTCTGCTCTAAAGCGGCCTTGAAGGCAGGGATGCTGCGCCGGCGACAG GGTTCCATCGTCAATGTGGGCAGCATCGTTGGTGAACGGGGCAACATTGGCCAAACAGTGTACGCTGCCAGCAAGGCTGCCCTGGTTGGCCTCACCCGCTCCTTGGCCAAGGAACTTGCTTCGCGAAACATCACAGTCAATATGGTGCAGCCGG GATTCATAGACACTGGCATGACTCGCGCGGAACACTTGCAAGCAGTGGTGGGCCACATCCCCTTGCTACGGCCGGGCCGTGCAGAGGAAGTGGCGCGGGCTGTTCATTTTTTGGCAGGCAGCAGCTACGTAACGGGACAGGTGCTGCCCGTGGATGGAGGCCTGCGGCTGGCCCTATGA
- the LOC144107120 gene encoding carbonyl reductase family member 4-like isoform X2 encodes MHAAMAQVACVFGGTRGIGLAVAQRFLQTGCPVAVFSRDQKHVQEALEQLASPGSVHGHTCDVRNEASVREALAWTEQEVGPVRYLVTAAGINLDRLLAQTSEAEMRNLLDTNVIGTLFCSKAALKAGMLRRRQGSIVNVGSIVGERGNIGQTVYAASKAALVGLTRSLAKELASRNITVNMVQPGFIDTGMTRAEHLQAVVGHIPLLRPGRAEEVARAVHFLAGSSYVTGQVLPVDGGLRLAL; translated from the exons ATGCATGCAGCAATGGCGCAGGTTGCTTGCGTCTTCGGCGGCACCCGGGGCATCGGGCTTGCCGTGGCGCAGCGCTTCCTGCAGACGGGCTGCCCCGTGGCCGTCTTCTCGCGGGACCAGAAGCACGTCCAGGAGGCCCTAGAGCAGCTAGCATCG CCCGGGAGCGTGCATGGACACACGTGTGATGTCCGCAACGAGGCGAGTGTGCGGGAAGCCCTGGCATGGACAGAGCAGGAAGTCGGCCCAGTGCGGTACCTCGTGACTGCAGCAGGCATAAACCTCGACCGGTTGCTTGCCCAGACGAGCGAGGCCGAGATGCGCAACCTCCTCGACACCAATGTCATTGGCACCCTTTTCTGCTCTAAAGCGGCCTTGAAGGCAGGGATGCTGCGCCGGCGACAG GGTTCCATCGTCAATGTGGGCAGCATCGTTGGTGAACGGGGCAACATTGGCCAAACAGTGTACGCTGCCAGCAAGGCTGCCCTGGTTGGCCTCACCCGCTCCTTGGCCAAGGAACTTGCTTCGCGAAACATCACAGTCAATATGGTGCAGCCGG GATTCATAGACACTGGCATGACTCGCGCGGAACACTTGCAAGCAGTGGTGGGCCACATCCCCTTGCTACGGCCGGGCCGTGCAGAGGAAGTGGCGCGGGCTGTTCATTTTTTGGCAGGCAGCAGCTACGTAACGGGACAGGTGCTGCCCGTGGATGGAGGCCTGCGGCTGGCCCTATGA